A DNA window from Ensifer sp. WSM1721 contains the following coding sequences:
- a CDS encoding TetR/AcrR family transcriptional regulator: protein MARTRAIDFEEKQRGILVSAAAVFAEMGMEKASMAQIAAHSNVSKALLYHYYPSKDALIFDIVRTHLAELDAAIEAADRPDLAPEKRLRLLVRQVLENYRDADDQHKVQLNGTSALSPEQMAEIHAIERRIVKRFSTVINDINPDLNKDRPLLMPVTMSLFGMMNWVYMWFRPDGPISRDEYADVATTLILEGIKAVR from the coding sequence ATGGCACGAACACGCGCAATCGACTTTGAGGAAAAACAGCGTGGCATTCTGGTGAGCGCCGCCGCGGTCTTCGCCGAGATGGGCATGGAAAAAGCCTCGATGGCGCAGATCGCAGCGCACAGCAACGTGTCCAAGGCACTGCTCTATCACTATTATCCGAGCAAGGACGCACTGATCTTCGACATCGTCCGCACGCACCTGGCCGAGCTCGACGCGGCCATCGAGGCGGCCGACCGGCCGGACCTTGCGCCGGAGAAGCGGTTGCGGCTGCTTGTCCGCCAGGTGCTGGAAAACTATCGCGACGCCGATGACCAGCACAAGGTGCAGTTGAACGGCACGAGCGCGCTCTCGCCCGAGCAGATGGCCGAGATCCACGCTATCGAGCGGCGCATCGTCAAACGCTTCTCGACCGTGATCAACGACATCAATCCAGACCTCAACAAGGACCGTCCCCTGCTGATGCCCGTCACCATGTCGCTCTTCGGCATGATGAACTGGGTCTATATGTGGTTCCGCCCCGACGGCCCAATCAGCCGCGACGAATATGCCGATGTCGCTACGACGCTGATCCTCGAAGGCATCAAGGCGGTGCGCTGA
- a CDS encoding acyl-CoA thioesterase: MTTEQDSRRLEMTVLMTPDMANFSGKVHGGALLNLLDRVAFSCASRFSKQYAVTLSVDQVIFKEPIHVGELVTFRASINYAGRTSMEVGIRVEAENIRAATRRHTNSCYFTMVAVDDEGRPVAVPEYHPETPTDKRRHQAAELRRTLRREFAHRLKTVAETGRDVDGAGE; this comes from the coding sequence ATGACGACAGAGCAGGATTCGCGGCGCCTGGAAATGACCGTGCTGATGACGCCGGACATGGCGAATTTCAGCGGCAAGGTGCATGGCGGCGCGCTTCTGAACCTGCTCGACCGCGTCGCGTTTTCCTGCGCCTCGCGCTTCTCCAAACAATATGCGGTGACCTTGTCGGTCGACCAGGTGATCTTCAAGGAGCCGATTCATGTCGGCGAGCTGGTCACCTTCCGCGCCTCGATCAACTATGCCGGCCGGACCTCGATGGAGGTCGGCATCCGGGTGGAGGCGGAAAACATCCGTGCCGCCACAAGGCGGCACACGAATTCCTGCTATTTCACCATGGTCGCCGTCGACGACGAGGGCCGCCCGGTGGCGGTCCCGGAATATCATCCCGAGACGCCGACCGACAAACGCCGCCATCAGGCGGCGGAACTCCGCCGTACGCTGAGGCGGGAATTCGCCCACCGGCTGAAGACGGTCGCGGAAACCGGTCGGGACGTAGACGGCGCGGGGGAGTAG
- the paaZ gene encoding phenylacetic acid degradation bifunctional protein PaaZ has protein sequence MNVLADRPRRLESYVGGVWTRGAKEGVALLDAATGAPVALIDSSGIDFAAALAYGREKAGPVLRRMSFHERAVMLKALAQALMERKEEFYALSTATGATRTDSWIDIEGGIGTLFSYASKGRRELPNTRVLVDGDIEALSRDGTFSAQHILSPLQGVAIHINAFNFPCWGMLEKLAPTLLAGMPAIVKPASQTAYLTELMVRRMLETGLLPEGAVQLVCGSVGDLLDHVDGQDVVTFTGSAVTGRKLKTHPAIVENSVRFTMEADSLNAAVLGLDAAPGTEEFDLFVKEVAREMTAKAGQKCTAIRRVIAPRAHCDALVEALGARLGKITLGNPADESVRMGPLASLGQREEVRARIRDLGVDAEIIVGDPERVQVVSGDAEAGAFLNPVLLYCGKPVTARAVHDVEAFGPVSTAMPYDTAEEAVELVKRGKGSLVTSVFTNDPAITQELVLGMAPFHGRVMIGNRLSAKSSTGHGSPMPGLVHGGPGRAGGGEELGGMRGVKHYMQRTAVQGAPGLISAVTGRWIEGAPARVDGEHPFRKSLAELRIGDQLVTATRTVTLEDIEHFANFTGDTFYAHMDEEAARANPFFDGRVAHGYLIVSFAAGLFVDPAPGPVLANYGVDNLRFLTPVYPGDVLQVRLTCKEINPRANAEHGEVRWDCRVTNQTGATVAQYDVLTMVAKTRN, from the coding sequence ATGAACGTACTGGCAGACCGCCCCCGCCGTCTCGAAAGCTATGTCGGCGGCGTCTGGACGCGGGGGGCAAAGGAAGGGGTCGCCTTGCTCGACGCCGCGACAGGCGCGCCGGTGGCGCTGATCGATTCGAGCGGCATCGATTTCGCGGCCGCGCTCGCTTACGGCCGCGAGAAAGCCGGTCCGGTGCTGCGGCGCATGTCGTTCCACGAGCGCGCAGTGATGCTGAAGGCGCTCGCGCAGGCCCTAATGGAGCGCAAGGAGGAGTTCTACGCGCTCTCGACCGCCACCGGCGCCACCCGGACGGATAGCTGGATCGACATCGAAGGCGGCATCGGCACGCTCTTCTCCTATGCCTCGAAGGGGCGTCGGGAGTTGCCGAACACGCGCGTCCTCGTCGACGGCGACATCGAGGCCCTGTCGCGCGATGGAACCTTCTCAGCCCAGCACATCCTGAGCCCGCTTCAGGGGGTGGCGATCCACATCAATGCCTTCAACTTCCCCTGCTGGGGCATGCTGGAGAAGCTGGCGCCGACGCTGCTTGCGGGCATGCCGGCGATCGTCAAACCGGCGAGCCAGACCGCCTATCTCACCGAGCTCATGGTGCGACGGATGCTCGAGACCGGGCTCTTGCCGGAAGGAGCGGTCCAACTCGTCTGCGGCTCCGTCGGAGACCTGCTCGACCATGTCGACGGCCAGGACGTGGTGACCTTCACCGGCTCGGCTGTGACAGGGCGCAAGCTCAAGACCCACCCGGCGATCGTCGAGAATTCGGTGCGCTTCACCATGGAGGCCGACAGCCTCAATGCGGCGGTTCTCGGTCTTGATGCGGCCCCCGGCACGGAGGAATTCGATCTCTTCGTCAAGGAGGTCGCCCGAGAGATGACGGCGAAGGCCGGGCAGAAATGCACCGCCATCCGCCGGGTCATCGCGCCGCGTGCCCACTGCGACGCGCTGGTCGAAGCGCTTGGCGCGCGGCTCGGCAAGATCACGCTCGGCAACCCGGCCGACGAAAGCGTACGCATGGGGCCGTTGGCGAGTCTTGGTCAGCGGGAGGAGGTGCGGGCGCGCATCCGCGATCTCGGCGTCGACGCGGAAATCATCGTCGGGGATCCCGAGAGGGTGCAGGTGGTTTCCGGTGACGCGGAAGCGGGAGCCTTCCTCAATCCCGTCCTTCTCTATTGCGGCAAGCCGGTCACCGCGCGGGCGGTTCACGATGTCGAGGCCTTCGGACCCGTGAGCACCGCCATGCCCTATGACACGGCGGAAGAGGCGGTGGAACTGGTGAAGCGCGGCAAGGGCAGCCTCGTCACCTCCGTCTTCACCAATGATCCCGCCATTACGCAGGAGCTGGTCCTCGGTATGGCGCCGTTTCATGGCCGCGTGATGATCGGCAACCGCTTGAGCGCGAAGTCCTCGACCGGACACGGCTCGCCCATGCCGGGCCTCGTGCATGGCGGCCCGGGCCGGGCGGGCGGCGGCGAGGAACTGGGCGGCATGCGCGGCGTCAAGCATTACATGCAGCGCACCGCCGTTCAGGGTGCGCCGGGCCTCATCTCGGCGGTCACCGGCCGCTGGATCGAGGGTGCGCCGGCACGGGTCGACGGCGAGCATCCCTTCCGCAAGTCGCTCGCGGAACTGCGGATAGGTGATCAGCTCGTGACCGCTACCCGCACCGTGACGCTCGAAGATATCGAGCATTTCGCCAACTTTACCGGCGACACCTTCTACGCCCATATGGACGAGGAGGCGGCGCGCGCCAATCCCTTCTTCGACGGACGCGTCGCCCATGGCTATCTGATCGTCTCCTTCGCCGCCGGTCTCTTCGTCGATCCGGCCCCCGGGCCGGTGCTCGCGAACTACGGCGTCGATAATCTGCGCTTCCTGACGCCGGTCTATCCCGGCGACGTTCTGCAGGTCCGGCTCACCTGCAAGGAGATCAACCCGCGCGCGAATGCCGAGCATGGCGAGGTGCGCTGGGACTGCCGCGTCACCAATCAGACTGGCGCAACCGTCGCGCAATATGATGTACTGACGATGGTGGCGAAGACGAGGAATTAG
- a CDS encoding Phenylacetic acid catabolic protein, producing MSDTKPDASDTMPIEDYLAQGGVLTSPDNVPPRYRGELLRLMASFVDSELAGSAGFADVINEAPGIKERIAAARIVLEKADHAGQVLEIMGSFGADTARYAVHHPWSARFPRDADIGAERRGGDMRLSVLHYPLQGWIDAVVMNVLMGKAVVIQLGELARVSYQPLAEVFRVILPREAHHAELGVEGLKRIVETEEGRRAAREAVAYWRPRVAASFGLSGSARYEMLARLGLRHKPNETLLAEWQAAVDAELAALNLN from the coding sequence ATGTCCGATACGAAGCCTGATGCGTCCGACACCATGCCGATCGAGGACTATCTCGCCCAAGGCGGCGTGCTCACCTCGCCGGACAATGTGCCGCCACGATACCGCGGCGAGCTCCTGCGGCTGATGGCGAGCTTCGTCGACAGCGAACTCGCCGGCTCGGCCGGCTTCGCCGACGTCATCAACGAAGCACCGGGGATCAAGGAGCGCATCGCGGCGGCGCGGATCGTACTGGAAAAGGCCGATCACGCGGGCCAGGTGCTTGAGATCATGGGCAGCTTCGGCGCCGATACGGCGCGCTATGCAGTCCATCATCCCTGGTCGGCGCGGTTTCCCCGCGATGCCGACATCGGCGCGGAGCGCCGGGGCGGCGACATGCGCCTCTCGGTCCTTCACTATCCGCTTCAAGGCTGGATCGATGCGGTCGTTATGAACGTGCTCATGGGTAAGGCCGTTGTCATCCAGCTCGGTGAACTGGCGCGCGTCTCTTACCAGCCGCTCGCCGAGGTGTTCCGGGTGATCCTGCCGCGCGAGGCTCATCATGCCGAACTCGGCGTCGAGGGGCTGAAGCGCATTGTCGAGACGGAGGAGGGGCGGCGCGCCGCGCGAGAGGCGGTCGCCTATTGGCGTCCGCGGGTCGCCGCGAGCTTCGGGCTTTCGGGCTCCGCCCGTTACGAGATGCTCGCCCGTCTGGGCCTGCGCCACAAACCCAACGAGACGCTGCTCGCCGAATGGCAGGCGGCCGTCGATGCCGAGCTTGCCGCGCTGAATTTGAACTGA
- the paaE gene encoding 1,2-phenylacetyl-CoA epoxidase subunit PaaE, whose amino-acid sequence MARFHPLQVTEVRRETRDAVVVTLQPREEDRSAFHFTQGQYLTFRRMFDGEELRRSYSICAGLDEGVLRVGIKRVDGGCFSTWANEALEPGDTVEAMPPMGAFFTPIEPDVAKHYLGVAGGSGITPVLSIIKTTLSREPRSEFTLVYANRHVSSIMFREELEDLKNLYLGRLSVLHILESEVQDIDLFTGRLDAAKCAGLFRNWIDLASVDTAFICGPEPMMLTVAAALREHGVRDEQIKFELFASSQPGRPRRKAVSAENADRHATCEATVTLDGTTRSFTFPKQGQSLLEAALENRMDAPYACKAGVCSTCRAKVIEGEVEMETNHALEDYEVRQGYVLTCQCYPLSDRIVVSYDQ is encoded by the coding sequence ATGGCACGTTTCCACCCCCTTCAAGTCACCGAAGTCCGGCGCGAAACGCGCGATGCCGTGGTCGTGACGCTTCAGCCGCGGGAGGAAGACCGCTCCGCGTTCCATTTCACGCAGGGGCAATATCTGACGTTCCGCCGGATGTTCGACGGCGAGGAATTGCGCCGATCCTATTCGATCTGCGCCGGGCTCGACGAGGGCGTGTTGCGCGTCGGCATCAAGCGCGTGGACGGCGGCTGCTTCTCCACCTGGGCGAATGAGGCGCTTGAGCCCGGCGACACGGTGGAGGCCATGCCGCCGATGGGGGCTTTCTTTACCCCGATCGAGCCGGACGTGGCAAAACACTATCTCGGCGTTGCCGGCGGCAGCGGCATCACGCCAGTGCTGTCGATCATCAAGACGACGCTTTCGCGCGAGCCGCGGTCGGAGTTCACGCTGGTTTATGCCAACCGCCACGTCAGCTCGATCATGTTCCGCGAGGAGCTGGAAGACCTCAAGAACCTCTATCTCGGGCGGCTCTCGGTGCTGCATATCCTCGAGAGCGAGGTGCAGGACATCGATCTCTTCACCGGCCGCCTCGACGCGGCGAAATGCGCGGGCCTGTTCCGCAACTGGATCGACCTGGCGTCGGTCGACACCGCCTTCATCTGCGGCCCGGAGCCGATGATGCTGACGGTCGCCGCCGCGCTGCGCGAACACGGCGTCCGCGACGAGCAGATCAAGTTCGAGCTCTTCGCCTCCTCGCAGCCCGGCCGCCCCCGCCGCAAGGCCGTAAGTGCCGAAAATGCGGACCGGCATGCGACCTGCGAGGCGACCGTGACGCTCGACGGCACGACGCGCAGCTTCACCTTTCCGAAGCAGGGGCAGAGCCTTCTCGAAGCCGCGCTCGAAAACAGGATGGACGCGCCCTATGCCTGCAAGGCGGGGGTCTGTTCCACCTGCCGCGCAAAGGTGATCGAGGGGGAGGTGGAGATGGAGACCAACCACGCACTGGAGGACTACGAGGTGCGCCAGGGCTACGTGCTGACCTGCCAATGCTATCCGCTGAGCGACCGGATCGTCGTCAGCTATGATCAGTGA
- the paaD gene encoding 1,2-phenylacetyl-CoA epoxidase subunit PaaD gives MVTVTRTSLKDIWRWLAEVPDPEIPVISVIDLGIVRDVAWDGETLVVTVTPTYSGCPATTAINLDIERALNEKGIESIRLERRLSPAWTTDWITSEGREKLKAYGIAPPIDGTAADGRLLKRIERLSGRSNLTIACPRCGSTRTEKISQFGSTPCKASYRCSDCLEPFDYFKCI, from the coding sequence GTGGTGACAGTGACGAGGACCTCGCTCAAGGACATATGGCGCTGGCTCGCTGAGGTGCCAGATCCGGAGATTCCGGTGATCTCGGTCATCGACCTCGGCATCGTCCGCGACGTCGCCTGGGACGGCGAAACGCTGGTGGTGACGGTGACGCCGACCTATTCGGGTTGCCCCGCCACGACGGCCATCAACCTCGACATCGAACGGGCGCTGAACGAGAAGGGGATCGAAAGCATCAGGCTCGAACGCCGGCTTTCACCCGCCTGGACGACCGACTGGATCACTTCCGAGGGCCGCGAGAAGCTGAAAGCCTATGGCATCGCGCCGCCGATCGACGGCACGGCCGCCGATGGCAGGCTGCTCAAGCGGATCGAGCGCCTCTCCGGCCGTTCGAACCTGACGATCGCCTGTCCCCGCTGCGGCTCCACCCGGACCGAGAAGATCAGCCAGTTCGGCTCGACCCCCTGCAAGGCGAGCTATCGCTGCTCAGACTGTCTTGAACCCTTCGATTATTTCAAGTGCATCTGA